In Rhodothermales bacterium, one DNA window encodes the following:
- a CDS encoding AtpZ/AtpI family protein yields MTPGEPPDKRNAPVRIFGSSMREAGPYFGLGIEITISMVFFLLLGYFADGWFGTSPWLLITGIVLSVVATGATLYRVVREMDRASAAKKAEKAEKAASEAREDGGSGAGGPRA; encoded by the coding sequence ATGACGCCGGGCGAGCCCCCCGATAAGAGGAACGCGCCCGTCCGCATCTTCGGCAGCTCGATGCGGGAGGCGGGGCCCTACTTCGGCCTCGGCATCGAGATCACGATCTCGATGGTGTTCTTCCTCCTCCTCGGCTACTTCGCCGACGGGTGGTTCGGGACGAGCCCGTGGCTGCTCATCACCGGCATCGTCCTGAGCGTGGTGGCGACGGGGGCGACGCTCTACCGCGTCGTCCGCGAGATGGACCGGGCGAGCGCGGCGAAGAAGGCCGAGAAGGCCGAGAAGGCCGCGAGCGAGGCGCGGGAGGACGGGGGATCGGGGGCTGGCGGGCCGCGGGCGTAA
- a CDS encoding polymer-forming cytoskeletal protein, which translates to MALFRNDNSDPTMSKQRSGAPVPPGQVNIIGHGTVIEGGLRAKSDVRISGKVIGNVNVEGKTVVTPEGVVEGEVRSSHADIAGRIEGELFVQERLVLKDSAVVEGNIHTAKLVIEDGAKFSGTCEMGGQSKPGPGKPTPSAADEASEGRRADRPAAPPKS; encoded by the coding sequence ATGGCCCTTTTTAGAAACGACAACAGCGACCCCACCATGTCGAAGCAGCGAAGCGGCGCTCCGGTCCCTCCGGGGCAGGTCAACATCATCGGACACGGCACCGTCATCGAAGGCGGTCTCCGGGCAAAGAGTGATGTCCGCATCTCCGGAAAGGTGATCGGGAATGTGAACGTCGAAGGCAAGACCGTCGTCACGCCGGAGGGCGTCGTCGAGGGCGAAGTCCGCTCGTCCCACGCCGACATCGCGGGGCGGATCGAGGGGGAGCTGTTCGTGCAGGAGCGGCTCGTGCTGAAGGATTCGGCCGTCGTGGAGGGCAACATCCACACAGCGAAGCTGGTGATCGAGGACGGCGCCAAGTTCTCGGGCACGTGCGAGATGGGCGGGCAGTCGAAGCCCGGCCCCGGCAAGCCCACACCCTCCGCGGCGGACGAGGCGAGCGAAGGCCGTCGCGCCGACCGGCCGGCGGCTCCGCCGAAATCGTAG
- a CDS encoding M23 family metallopeptidase: MTSFLLDLARGTDEPRTVIVVDESGVEHPRQYQLHPRRILYLVAAASGVLAVLLLALVLLTPIRTLVLGPDPEELRETARLNTIRAAALEDSLALQDEYLARLRTAIIGEEEEGEDDVEQPDTAATRADARPMDVPTRPRSDDWADHEQPALSLGRLAADRRAVPSGAAEAYLASLQFPALPPVEGFFARGFDAARGHYGIDEAVEEGTPVRAIGDGYVVFADWTNDGGYVVAVQHADGYLSVYKHNSRLLKRIGDRVRSREAVALSGNTGEITTGPHLHFELWRNGLAQDPRLYLIGL, encoded by the coding sequence ATGACCTCTTTTCTGTTAGACCTCGCGAGGGGCACCGATGAGCCCCGGACCGTGATCGTCGTGGACGAGAGCGGGGTGGAGCACCCGCGCCAGTACCAGCTCCACCCGCGCCGGATCCTCTACCTCGTGGCAGCGGCATCTGGCGTCCTCGCCGTCCTCCTCCTCGCGCTCGTTCTGCTGACGCCCATCCGCACGCTCGTCCTCGGGCCGGACCCGGAGGAGCTGCGCGAGACGGCTCGTCTCAACACGATCCGCGCGGCGGCGCTCGAGGACTCCCTCGCCCTCCAGGACGAATACCTCGCGCGCCTCCGCACCGCCATCATCGGCGAGGAGGAAGAGGGCGAAGACGACGTCGAGCAGCCGGACACCGCAGCGACCCGGGCCGACGCCCGCCCGATGGACGTCCCGACGCGGCCCCGCTCCGACGACTGGGCCGACCACGAGCAGCCCGCCCTCTCCCTCGGCCGCCTCGCTGCCGACCGCCGCGCCGTGCCCAGCGGCGCCGCCGAGGCGTACCTCGCCAGCCTCCAGTTCCCCGCGCTCCCGCCCGTCGAGGGCTTCTTCGCGCGCGGCTTCGACGCGGCGCGCGGGCACTACGGCATCGACGAAGCCGTGGAAGAGGGTACCCCCGTCCGCGCCATCGGCGACGGCTACGTCGTGTTCGCCGACTGGACGAACGATGGGGGCTACGTCGTTGCCGTCCAGCACGCCGACGGCTATCTTTCCGTCTACAAGCACAACAGCCGCCTCCTCAAGCGCATCGGGGACCGCGTGCGGAGCCGGGAAGCCGTCGCCCTCAGCGGCAACACCGGCGAGATCACGACCGGCCCCCACCTCCATTTCGAACTGTGGCGGAACGGGCTGGCGCAGGACCCCCGGCTCTACCTCATCGGACTCTGA
- the rpsT gene encoding 30S ribosomal protein S20, with product MPQHKSAEKRVRQNEKRRARNRYHKVRMRTMIKQLEATENRAEAEPLLNEVKGYLDRLATKRVITPNKAAHTKSHLDKMVNAL from the coding sequence ATGCCCCAGCACAAGTCCGCAGAGAAGCGCGTCCGTCAGAACGAGAAGCGCCGTGCCCGCAACCGCTACCACAAGGTGCGTATGCGCACGATGATCAAGCAACTCGAGGCCACGGAGAACCGGGCCGAGGCCGAGCCGCTCCTCAACGAAGTCAAGGGCTACCTCGACCGTCTCGCCACGAAGCGGGTCATCACCCCCAACAAGGCGGCACACACGAAGAGCCACCTCGACAAGATGGTCAACGCGCTCTAG
- a CDS encoding PKD domain-containing protein codes for MTKRLQSPLLLACATFLLFATVAEAQVARPYKTPYISAYGGLGLYGGDIDGAPNNDPDNVLSDPGYAAAGEIGYQFTPSLAFGVAYNYGNYPELQTDFDGTFTNAVESRSQIQAAFRYFVFPSSKITPYVKLGVSYSFEPDFSEVTDNAPGTGGAEETTDAWGPLVGGGVDLLLGRKFSLFLEGNAAFLFPDNAIDGTNPGAQGIAGDNSDFDWLALIGGGARFWFRGAVQEVEATIDCATSLEVGQAGTFTAFVNEDASGPLTYSWAWGDGSSSNGLVATHSYSAAGTYTVTFTATGPANSDTETCLVTVNEPPMEAPVLSACAARPMTANVGETVNFSATSAGTRPVTFEWNFGDGTTASTLNATHAYNEVGTYNVTLTATNEAGSDTCTMTVTVVDRFCDEVTDLNTVYFDRNMSTLDEEAMSRLDENIAVLERCPDICTIINAYADSRERDGLRLSERRAAAVEAYYVQNGIDASRLRARGLGVAPDDNYKEDQGAGSRRAESIPVPCTELDSMMDGDMDMDDDMDMDDDMDMDDDDGM; via the coding sequence ATGACCAAGCGTCTACAATCTCCGCTCTTGCTGGCCTGCGCAACGTTCTTGCTCTTCGCCACAGTGGCGGAAGCCCAAGTCGCACGCCCGTACAAGACGCCTTATATCAGCGCTTACGGAGGCCTCGGCCTCTACGGCGGCGATATCGACGGAGCCCCGAATAACGACCCCGACAACGTCCTCAGCGACCCCGGCTACGCCGCCGCTGGCGAGATCGGCTACCAGTTCACGCCCTCGCTCGCCTTCGGTGTAGCGTATAACTACGGGAACTACCCCGAACTCCAGACCGACTTCGACGGCACCTTCACGAACGCCGTCGAGTCGCGCTCGCAGATCCAGGCGGCCTTCCGCTATTTCGTCTTCCCGTCTTCGAAGATCACGCCTTACGTCAAGCTCGGCGTGAGCTACTCGTTCGAGCCGGATTTCAGCGAGGTAACGGACAACGCGCCCGGTACGGGCGGTGCTGAAGAAACCACCGACGCCTGGGGCCCCCTCGTCGGCGGCGGTGTCGACCTCCTCCTCGGCCGGAAGTTCTCCCTCTTCCTCGAGGGCAACGCGGCGTTCCTCTTCCCGGATAACGCTATCGACGGCACGAACCCCGGTGCCCAGGGCATCGCGGGGGACAACTCCGACTTCGACTGGCTCGCCCTCATCGGTGGCGGCGCTCGCTTCTGGTTCCGCGGTGCGGTCCAAGAGGTCGAGGCGACCATCGACTGCGCTACGTCGCTGGAAGTGGGTCAGGCCGGCACGTTCACGGCGTTCGTCAACGAAGACGCCTCGGGCCCCCTCACCTACTCGTGGGCGTGGGGCGACGGCTCCTCCTCGAACGGCCTCGTAGCGACGCACAGCTACTCCGCCGCCGGGACCTACACCGTCACGTTCACCGCGACCGGCCCGGCTAACTCCGACACGGAGACCTGCCTCGTCACGGTCAACGAGCCGCCGATGGAAGCCCCGGTCCTCTCCGCGTGTGCCGCCCGTCCGATGACGGCGAATGTGGGTGAGACCGTCAACTTCTCGGCCACGTCTGCTGGCACCCGCCCCGTCACCTTCGAGTGGAACTTCGGCGACGGCACGACGGCCAGCACGCTCAATGCGACGCACGCCTACAACGAAGTCGGCACCTACAACGTCACCCTCACGGCGACGAACGAGGCCGGCAGCGACACGTGCACGATGACCGTCACGGTCGTCGATCGCTTCTGCGACGAAGTCACGGACCTGAACACGGTCTACTTCGACCGCAACATGAGCACGCTCGATGAGGAGGCCATGAGCCGCCTCGACGAGAACATCGCCGTCCTCGAGCGCTGCCCGGACATCTGCACGATCATCAACGCCTACGCGGATAGCCGCGAACGCGATGGTCTCCGCCTGTCCGAGCGCCGCGCCGCTGCGGTTGAAGCGTACTACGTCCAGAACGGCATCGATGCCAGCCGCCTCCGCGCTCGCGGCCTCGGCGTCGCTCCGGACGACAACTACAAGGAGGACCAGGGCGCCGGCAGCCGCCGCGCCGAGTCCATCCCCGTCCCCTGCACGGAGCTCGACTCCATGATGGACGGCGACATGGACATGGATGATGACATGGACATGGACGACGACATGGACATGGATGACGACGACGGTATGTAA
- the queG gene encoding tRNA epoxyqueuosine(34) reductase QueG gives MPGFDLLARERIAHALKAEARRLGFDACGIAKAERLDVEAERLERWLLEGRHASMQWMENHFEKRVDPRLLVDGAQTVISVLHNYHQPVAHADGPEVGKISRYAWGDDYHDVLKEKLFALYAWLDEAVGGISGRAFVDSAPVLDKAWAARSGLGWVGKSTMLLNRELGSFFFIGELIVDVPLPADGLVPDYCGSCTRCLDACPTGALDAPYQIDANRCISYLTIEHRGAELPDGVSSEVGNWIFGCDICQDVCPWNKFSRPTQEPRFLPRPGVTDTELREWVELDLEAFRARFRKSPVKRAKFEGFQRNVRAALESLGDDEAKRRRDDEAKRR, from the coding sequence ATGCCCGGCTTCGACCTGCTCGCCCGCGAACGGATCGCGCACGCTCTCAAAGCAGAGGCTCGCCGCCTCGGCTTCGACGCGTGCGGCATCGCGAAGGCGGAACGATTGGACGTCGAAGCCGAGCGGCTCGAACGGTGGCTGCTCGAAGGCCGCCACGCCTCTATGCAGTGGATGGAGAACCACTTCGAGAAACGCGTGGACCCGCGCCTACTCGTCGACGGCGCGCAGACGGTGATCTCCGTGCTGCACAACTACCATCAGCCCGTGGCGCACGCCGATGGGCCGGAGGTCGGCAAGATCAGCCGGTATGCGTGGGGCGACGACTACCACGACGTGCTGAAAGAGAAGCTCTTCGCGCTCTACGCTTGGCTCGACGAGGCGGTCGGCGGCATCTCGGGGCGCGCGTTCGTCGACTCCGCGCCCGTGCTCGATAAGGCGTGGGCGGCACGGAGCGGGCTCGGGTGGGTCGGGAAGAGCACGATGTTGCTCAACCGAGAGCTGGGGTCGTTCTTCTTCATCGGCGAATTGATCGTGGACGTGCCGCTGCCGGCGGACGGACTCGTGCCGGACTACTGCGGCTCGTGCACACGCTGCCTCGATGCGTGCCCCACCGGCGCCCTCGACGCGCCGTACCAGATCGACGCGAACCGCTGCATCTCGTACCTCACGATCGAGCATCGCGGGGCCGAACTGCCCGACGGCGTGAGCAGCGAGGTCGGCAACTGGATCTTCGGCTGCGACATCTGCCAGGACGTGTGCCCGTGGAACAAGTTCAGCCGCCCGACGCAGGAGCCGCGCTTCCTCCCCCGCCCCGGCGTCACCGACACCGAGCTGCGCGAGTGGGTCGAGCTCGACCTCGAGGCTTTCCGCGCCCGCTTCCGCAAGAGCCCGGTGAAGCGAGCCAAGTTCGAAGGGTTCCAGCGCAACGTGCGGGCTGCGTTGGAGAGCCTGGGAGACGATGAGGCGAAGAGGCGAAGAGACGATGAGGCGAAGAGACGATGA
- a CDS encoding PAS domain S-box protein, whose amino-acid sequence MSATNRNTSIPNGHRLPECEGGECTATTARPFEAVATHLPVPLVRLRPDGTLCFANEAAARLTGHATEAMVGRPLWLEITHPEDRHRLTGALRSALRQGHAETSIRFQTAGGAMRRANVRLQSEGDEMSGVFVDVTERDEMTAALLQSEMLYQTFLEQSPVGIAHLDAEGVVTFENHRLRTITGEDADAAWIGRALSEIAGFDDRLCALVMRMLAEGDPFTADDLVVMRSDGRRRIAQVYGAAIQHPEEGIIGGVLMLTDVTEEREREEELRVLQRYDQAGLALRDAALASTSEPHTFLAAAARILGETAGADCVAVLLPEEGAESFGEQARWSGASDESGTPIRFDAAVWASLSSDPTRTLPRAVAETIGGGAVVLPFTVEGKPGGMLLLTGRSDSPERWAPAERRALRRLGVLFETLWGWMLAEARYRQVVSSVEDSLFSFTFAEGGERLYSFATRQMEALTGYSTDELLSGELSWGRSVVFADDRDAVAKHEERLRAGHESRLVYRIRTAQGGVRWLRESATPGRDRTSHTVVAGILSDVTEAKEAEATLIQARQDAESATRMKSTFLATMSHEIRTPLGAISGFAELLLEEVAALPEAPPEVTEFASTIRTSTKKVLRLVNDLFDLASLQSGRMYVDRAPVALHPIVTQVTAGHKAALAERGVALDFDLAADDPIVLGEARRIEQIVEHLVSNAVKFTEAGHVRIATGVDETAVRITVEDTGIGIEPDYMADLFEPFSQEDNRLNRNYEGSGLGLAIVKRIVEAMNGTVVVASERGEGTRFDVTLPRADG is encoded by the coding sequence ATGTCCGCCACCAATCGTAACACGTCGATCCCGAACGGACATCGACTTCCAGAATGCGAGGGCGGGGAGTGCACGGCGACGACCGCGCGCCCCTTCGAAGCGGTGGCGACGCACCTCCCGGTCCCGCTCGTCCGCCTGCGGCCCGACGGCACGCTCTGCTTCGCGAACGAGGCGGCGGCTCGGCTCACCGGCCACGCGACCGAGGCGATGGTAGGCCGCCCGCTGTGGCTGGAGATCACCCACCCCGAGGACCGGCACCGGCTGACGGGCGCGCTCCGCTCCGCGCTCCGGCAGGGGCATGCGGAGACGAGCATCCGCTTTCAGACGGCCGGCGGCGCGATGCGTCGGGCGAACGTCCGCCTCCAGAGCGAGGGCGACGAGATGAGCGGGGTGTTCGTGGACGTGACCGAGCGCGACGAGATGACGGCCGCGCTCCTCCAGAGCGAAATGCTCTACCAGACCTTCCTCGAACAGAGCCCCGTCGGCATCGCCCACCTCGACGCGGAGGGCGTCGTCACGTTCGAGAACCACCGGCTCCGCACGATTACGGGCGAGGACGCCGACGCGGCGTGGATCGGTCGAGCGCTGAGCGAGATCGCCGGCTTTGACGACCGGCTGTGCGCGCTCGTGATGCGGATGCTGGCCGAAGGGGACCCGTTCACAGCGGACGACCTCGTCGTCATGCGCAGCGACGGACGCAGGCGGATCGCGCAGGTGTACGGTGCGGCGATCCAGCACCCCGAGGAGGGGATCATCGGTGGCGTGCTCATGCTCACCGACGTCACCGAAGAGCGCGAGCGCGAGGAGGAACTCCGCGTGCTCCAGCGCTACGACCAGGCAGGGCTCGCGCTGCGGGACGCGGCGCTCGCGTCCACGTCGGAACCCCACACGTTTCTCGCTGCCGCCGCGCGCATCCTCGGCGAGACGGCGGGCGCCGACTGCGTCGCCGTGCTGCTGCCCGAAGAGGGGGCCGAAAGCTTCGGCGAACAGGCCCGGTGGAGCGGCGCGTCCGATGAATCCGGTACCCCGATCCGGTTCGACGCGGCAGTCTGGGCTTCGCTCTCGAGCGATCCCACGCGGACGCTCCCGCGCGCCGTGGCAGAAACCATTGGGGGCGGAGCCGTAGTGCTGCCGTTTACGGTGGAAGGAAAGCCGGGCGGCATGCTGCTGCTCACGGGGCGCAGCGACTCCCCGGAGCGGTGGGCCCCCGCCGAGCGCCGCGCGCTCCGCCGCCTCGGCGTGCTGTTCGAGACCCTCTGGGGGTGGATGCTGGCCGAGGCTCGCTACCGGCAGGTCGTCTCGTCAGTCGAGGACAGCCTGTTCTCGTTCACTTTTGCCGAGGGCGGGGAGCGATTGTATTCCTTCGCCACGCGGCAGATGGAAGCGCTGACGGGCTATTCGACGGACGAACTCCTCTCCGGCGAGCTCTCGTGGGGCCGGTCGGTCGTGTTCGCCGACGACCGCGATGCTGTGGCGAAGCACGAGGAACGCCTGCGCGCTGGACACGAGAGCCGGCTCGTATATCGGATCCGCACGGCGCAGGGCGGCGTCCGCTGGCTGCGCGAGAGCGCCACGCCCGGCCGCGACCGTACGAGCCACACCGTCGTGGCGGGCATCCTCTCCGATGTGACCGAGGCGAAAGAGGCCGAGGCGACGCTGATTCAGGCGCGGCAGGATGCGGAGTCGGCTACCCGGATGAAGTCCACGTTCCTCGCCACGATGAGCCACGAGATCCGGACTCCTCTCGGCGCCATCAGCGGCTTCGCCGAGCTGCTGCTGGAAGAGGTCGCGGCGCTGCCTGAGGCCCCGCCCGAAGTCACCGAGTTCGCCTCGACGATCCGCACGAGCACGAAGAAGGTGCTCCGCCTCGTCAACGACCTATTCGACCTCGCGAGCCTGCAGAGCGGGCGGATGTACGTGGACCGCGCCCCGGTGGCGCTGCACCCCATCGTCACGCAGGTGACGGCCGGCCACAAAGCGGCCCTCGCCGAACGCGGCGTGGCCCTCGACTTCGACCTCGCGGCGGACGACCCGATCGTGCTCGGCGAGGCGCGGCGGATCGAGCAGATCGTCGAGCACCTCGTTTCGAACGCGGTGAAGTTCACCGAGGCCGGGCACGTCCGCATCGCCACGGGCGTGGACGAGACGGCCGTGCGGATCACCGTCGAGGACACGGGGATCGGCATCGAGCCCGATTACATGGCGGACCTCTTCGAGCCGTTCTCGCAGGAGGACAACCGGCTCAACCGGAACTACGAGGGCTCGGGCCTCGGCCTCGCGATTGTCAAGCGCATCGTCGAAGCGATGAACGGGACCGTCGTCGTGGCGAGCGAGCGCGGCGAGGGCACGCGGTTCGACGTGACCCTGCCCCGCGCCGACGGCTGA
- a CDS encoding MFS transporter, whose amino-acid sequence MSNGRPRPVPDSVSPSGYVELVRTNVNFRRLWGGNIVSLFGDWFNTIAIYRLIEELTGSPLALGAVFITKMLPLALASPVAGLIVDRWNRRRVMIGADLIRAVVVLGFLLVGDAADVWLIYALTALQVTISAVFNPAKSASIPNIVPGQDLLTANALMSATWSTMLAIGAAVGGLAVEALGPQAVFVIDSATYLVSAWFIWRTVIPQDTEAAEPTATPVRDGLRTIVEGWRRMRERPSVGRIALAKAAWGIGGGAPVFMLVLLAEALMPDQPALGIGLLYSARGLGTGLGPILARAWLPDAQRWPALLGVCMALSGLGYILISQVGWLWVVVPLVIFAHAASGANWVLSTVLLQQRTEDRFRGRVFATDWLLVTLVESASVLAAALLLEYAVASLGTIIFLFASVQVLTGFVWLLTVVPAERRHPISE is encoded by the coding sequence GTGTCGAACGGCCGCCCGCGCCCTGTTCCTGATAGCGTCTCGCCCTCGGGCTACGTCGAACTCGTTCGTACGAACGTCAACTTCCGGCGGCTGTGGGGCGGCAACATCGTCTCGCTCTTCGGCGACTGGTTCAACACGATCGCCATCTACCGGCTGATCGAGGAGCTGACGGGGTCGCCGCTCGCGCTCGGGGCCGTCTTCATCACGAAGATGCTGCCGCTCGCGCTCGCCTCGCCCGTCGCCGGGCTGATCGTGGACCGCTGGAACCGGCGCCGCGTGATGATCGGCGCCGACCTGATCCGGGCCGTCGTCGTGCTCGGCTTCCTGCTCGTCGGCGACGCGGCGGACGTGTGGTTGATCTACGCGCTGACGGCGCTACAGGTCACGATCAGCGCCGTGTTCAACCCGGCCAAGAGCGCGTCGATTCCGAACATCGTGCCGGGGCAAGATCTGCTGACGGCGAACGCGCTGATGTCGGCGACGTGGTCGACGATGCTCGCGATTGGTGCGGCGGTCGGTGGGCTCGCCGTCGAGGCGCTCGGGCCGCAGGCCGTCTTCGTGATCGACAGCGCGACGTACCTCGTCTCAGCGTGGTTCATCTGGCGGACGGTGATCCCGCAGGACACCGAGGCCGCCGAGCCGACGGCGACGCCGGTGCGCGACGGGCTCCGCACGATCGTCGAGGGCTGGCGGCGGATGCGCGAGCGGCCGAGCGTCGGGCGCATCGCGCTCGCGAAAGCGGCGTGGGGCATCGGCGGCGGCGCGCCGGTCTTCATGCTCGTCCTCCTCGCCGAAGCGCTCATGCCGGACCAGCCCGCGCTCGGGATCGGCCTGCTGTATTCGGCGCGCGGGCTCGGCACCGGCCTCGGGCCGATCCTCGCGCGGGCGTGGCTGCCCGACGCGCAGCGCTGGCCCGCGCTCCTCGGCGTGTGCATGGCGTTGAGCGGGCTCGGCTACATCCTCATCAGCCAGGTCGGCTGGCTGTGGGTCGTCGTCCCGCTCGTCATCTTCGCGCACGCCGCGAGCGGAGCGAACTGGGTGCTCTCGACAGTGCTCCTGCAGCAGCGCACCGAGGACCGCTTCCGGGGCCGCGTCTTCGCGACGGACTGGCTGCTCGTCACCCTCGTCGAATCGGCGTCGGTGCTGGCGGCGGCGCTCCTGCTCGAATACGCCGTGGCGAGCCTCGGGACGATCATCTTCCTCTTCGCGAGCGTGCAGGTGCTCACCGGGTTCGTGTGGCTGCTGACCGTCGTGCCGGCCGAGCGGCGGCACCCGATCTCCGAGTAG
- the lysS gene encoding lysine--tRNA ligase yields MSDRTEQEAVRRQSLDALREHGVDPYPAAGWDVTDHAADILAAYDDERHDPEREGTEPIRVSLAGRLRSIRGKGKVMFVDLIDSTGKIQLYLKRDNLQEPGEPEGYYNTVVKKLLDIGDIVGVRGTVFRTKMGEVSVEADELVPLAKGLRPIPFPKEVDGETFNEITDKEFRYRQRYVDLVVNPEVREVFRQRARLIAEIRRFLDARGYVEVETPALQPLYGGAAARPFTTHHNALDMPLFLRIADELYLKRLIVGGFDGVYEIAKDFRNEGLSRFHNPEFTMLELYVAYKDYGWMMDLVEEMIAGVTQSLHGMPEVQARETTISFARPFARIPLFDAIAEKTGHDLYQKDRDEVAAAAKSLGIEVDDSMGTGKLIDEIFGEHVEPHLIQPTFITDYPVELSPLAKRHREKEGLTERFELICNGKEICNAFSELNDPLDQRARFEEQARLAQAGDDEAVRQIDEDYLRALEYGMPPTAGLGVGIDRLAMLMTGQDSIRDVILFPLLRPEVTASGEGVNAPQEVGGSMEVGVDRKSS; encoded by the coding sequence ATGTCCGACCGGACCGAACAGGAAGCCGTCCGCCGCCAGTCCCTCGACGCCCTCCGCGAGCACGGGGTCGACCCGTACCCCGCTGCGGGGTGGGACGTCACTGACCATGCCGCCGACATCCTCGCCGCCTACGACGACGAGCGGCACGACCCGGAACGGGAGGGGACCGAGCCGATCCGGGTTTCCCTCGCCGGCCGGCTCCGCTCGATCCGGGGTAAGGGCAAAGTGATGTTCGTGGACCTCATCGACAGCACGGGCAAGATCCAGCTCTACCTCAAGCGCGACAACCTGCAGGAGCCCGGCGAGCCCGAGGGCTACTACAACACTGTCGTCAAAAAGCTGCTCGACATCGGCGACATCGTCGGCGTGCGCGGGACGGTGTTTCGCACGAAGATGGGCGAGGTGTCGGTCGAGGCCGACGAACTCGTGCCGCTCGCGAAAGGCCTCCGGCCGATCCCGTTCCCGAAAGAGGTGGACGGCGAGACGTTCAACGAGATCACCGACAAGGAATTCCGCTACCGTCAGCGCTACGTCGACCTCGTCGTGAATCCCGAGGTGCGCGAGGTCTTCCGGCAGCGGGCGCGGCTGATCGCCGAGATTCGCCGCTTCCTCGACGCTCGCGGCTACGTCGAGGTCGAGACGCCGGCGCTCCAGCCGCTCTACGGCGGCGCGGCGGCGCGGCCGTTCACGACGCACCACAACGCGCTCGACATGCCGCTCTTCCTCCGCATCGCGGACGAGCTCTACCTCAAGCGGCTCATCGTCGGCGGCTTCGATGGGGTGTACGAGATCGCGAAAGACTTCCGCAACGAGGGGCTCTCGCGCTTCCACAACCCGGAGTTCACGATGCTCGAACTCTACGTCGCGTACAAGGACTACGGGTGGATGATGGACCTCGTGGAGGAGATGATCGCGGGCGTCACCCAGTCGCTGCACGGGATGCCCGAGGTGCAGGCGAGGGAGACGACGATCTCGTTCGCCCGACCCTTCGCGCGCATCCCGCTCTTCGACGCCATCGCAGAAAAGACGGGGCACGACCTCTACCAGAAAGACCGCGACGAAGTCGCCGCCGCCGCGAAGTCGCTCGGCATCGAAGTCGATGATTCGATGGGCACGGGCAAGCTGATCGACGAGATCTTCGGCGAGCACGTCGAGCCGCATCTCATCCAGCCGACGTTCATCACAGATTATCCGGTCGAGCTCTCGCCGCTCGCGAAGCGGCACCGCGAAAAAGAAGGGCTGACCGAGCGGTTCGAACTAATCTGCAACGGGAAGGAGATTTGCAACGCCTTCTCCGAGCTCAACGACCCGCTCGACCAGCGTGCCCGCTTCGAGGAGCAGGCCCGCCTCGCCCAGGCCGGCGACGACGAGGCCGTCCGGCAGATCGACGAGGACTACCTCCGCGCGCTCGAATACGGCATGCCGCCGACGGCCGGCCTCGGCGTCGGCATCGACCGGCTCGCGATGCTGATGACCGGGCAGGACTCGATCCGCGACGTGATCCTCTTCCCCCTCCTCCGGCCGGAAGTCACAGCGTCCGGAGAAGGGGTGAACGCACCGCAGGAGGTTGGCGGTTCGATGGAGGTAGGCGTGGATCGTAAGAGTAGCTAG
- a CDS encoding peptidylprolyl isomerase, producing MTRRFRLPLLALLAALVAGCAGTREAAEPGPTPLPATNYYEIATPLGALVIRLSDATPVHRDNFKKLVAESFYDGTTFHRVIRGFMAQGGDPNTKDDDPINDGQGGPGYTLPAEIVPGATHTIGALAAARQADQVNPERRSSGSQFYLVTGNASHLDGQYTIFGEVVQGLDVLARIELAETARSTGRRGAAAFRDRPFDPIPMTVRPLPDYAELRSASGG from the coding sequence ATGACTCGCCGGTTTCGTCTGCCTCTCCTCGCCCTTCTCGCGGCCCTCGTCGCAGGATGTGCCGGAACGAGAGAAGCCGCCGAGCCCGGCCCGACGCCGCTCCCCGCGACGAACTACTACGAGATCGCCACGCCGCTCGGCGCGCTCGTCATCCGGCTCTCCGACGCGACGCCCGTTCACCGCGACAACTTCAAAAAGCTCGTCGCCGAAAGCTTCTACGACGGGACGACGTTCCACCGTGTGATCCGGGGGTTCATGGCGCAGGGCGGCGATCCGAACACGAAGGACGACGACCCGATCAACGATGGGCAGGGTGGCCCCGGCTATACGCTCCCGGCCGAGATCGTGCCTGGCGCGACGCATACCATCGGCGCGCTCGCGGCAGCGCGGCAGGCCGATCAGGTCAATCCCGAGCGACGCAGCAGCGGGAGCCAGTTCTACCTCGTCACGGGCAATGCGAGTCACCTCGACGGCCAGTACACGATCTTTGGCGAGGTCGTCCAAGGCCTCGACGTGCTGGCGCGGATCGAGCTGGCGGAGACGGCGCGGTCGACGGGCCGGCGTGGCGCGGCGGCATTCCGGGATCGACCGTTCGACCCGATCCCGATGACGGTCCGTCCGCTCCCGGACTACGCCGAACTCAGGAGCGCGAGCGGCGGCTGA